From Leptotrichia trevisanii DSM 22070, the proteins below share one genomic window:
- a CDS encoding recombinase family protein, with product MRYGYARVSTREQDETRQIKTLKNKGVQEIIIEKASGKNFIDRQEWQKLMSKVVVDDVIVVKSLDRLGRNNAEIKETFELLSKKQVYLEFIDNDILNTRKPVTETDKLSQKLVQPIILHLLGYFAERERELIKERQTEAYTQLEVDSKGRKLSNKKINKDGSKKICGRPNKVENLTKKQKDIINRWILKAIKTSEAVQLTGLSRSTLFRVKKTFCE from the coding sequence ATGCGATACGGATATGCAAGAGTCAGTACAAGAGAACAAGACGAAACAAGGCAGATTAAAACATTGAAAAATAAAGGAGTTCAAGAGATTATTATTGAAAAAGCGTCAGGAAAAAATTTTATCGACAGACAAGAATGGCAAAAATTAATGTCAAAGGTGGTTGTCGATGATGTTATAGTTGTTAAAAGTTTAGATAGACTTGGACGGAATAATGCGGAAATCAAGGAAACTTTTGAACTTTTATCAAAGAAACAAGTTTATTTGGAATTTATAGATAATGACATTTTAAATACTAGAAAACCTGTTACAGAAACTGATAAATTAAGCCAAAAACTCGTGCAGCCTATCATTCTACATTTATTAGGATATTTTGCGGAACGTGAAAGGGAATTGATTAAAGAACGTCAAACTGAAGCCTATACACAATTGGAAGTTGATAGTAAAGGTAGAAAGTTGAGCAACAAAAAAATTAATAAAGACGGAAGCAAAAAAATTTGCGGACGGCCAAACAAGGTGGAAAATTTAACAAAGAAACAAAAAGATATTATAAACAGGTGGATTTTAAAAGCAATTAAAACATCGGAAGCAGTCCAATTAACTGGATTAAGCCGTTCGACACTTTTTAGAGTAAAAAAAACGTTTTGTGAGTAG